A window of Centropristis striata isolate RG_2023a ecotype Rhode Island chromosome 13, C.striata_1.0, whole genome shotgun sequence genomic DNA:
AGTTAACACAGAATGAACTGAGCAAGTTAAAGAAATGTGCACAAATAATCagcaaacaaaaagaacatatacagtgtttcctctaggatttCTTTCAGCAGCAggggtaaagggttatttgtcccctggatggtgtgcatgtgtaaatatcaattagcaatttagaaagtatagAAAATGACACTCGACTGCAAAACAAGcgttagaaccagtgtttcccacagcaGTTTCTGAGACTTTAATGGGGGGACCCGAACAAAGTAGGAGGGTCCGGTTGCATGCTCCCCCGgaaaacatttttgccctaaaagcctaaatttggtgcctctcacacattttaatgccacGATTCCATCttaattattgcatattttaatgcattattataaaggagaataaggattATGTTTTAtctaaggcatcttattttgactgTCCTCTTGTCAATTCTGTCgtggactctgttaacacatccatgtgctcttattttgaaagttacatgtgtttgcttttattttgaaggcagctCTAACTGTTACCGTAACGTTTAGTAAATACAAGCACCGGGAAAACAGTGGAGGCTGACTGGCCACAGTGTGCTTTGTTGGCGTGCCGCTGCTATTAAATGAATATAGCTGAAACCCTGCATATATGTAAAGTAAACATGTatacaaaaagtgacaaaataagtaaatagacaattatatatattatacaagtATGGGTTAATTGGTGCATCCATGATGAGTGGACTGTCTCATAGACAATAGTAATATAGGGAATTGTTTACTTTATTTACCCCtcataattattaaattattagttGTGGTATCAGATACATGTAGTCTTAATGTACCATaccactttaaatgttttaacccccatgttttgtttgttttttcttaatattcCCTCTTGTGTTCTCTGTTATACAGGTCATTATGGAGGTGGCCTGGGAGATGATAGCTCCTCATCTGGAGGTGAACTGGAGGCTGGTGAACTGGTTATAGACGATTCATACACACACCtgtcaaagaagaagaagaagagcaaaaaaagcaagaaaaagaaggacaaagaaaaagacagagacaagGAGAAAAGTGGGAAGGACAAGAAGCACAGCAAAAGCTTCGGAGGTGACTTTACTATTCGTTAAACACATAACAGTTACACTGTTGTTGTGTCGTTCCTATgctgttttgcttgttttggtaacatatttttaataagATCAAATGGAAGTGTTATTACCATGGCTTTATCTTCATCATAGGACATTCTGGGGACTCATCGAGGAGCCACAGCCACTCCCACCCCACTGTCACTCACAGCGCCGTCGGCCCAATGTACGCCATGGGCACCCCCGTCCCCCCGCCACACCACCATCAAGGAAACGATGGCgtgacagagaagaagaagaagaaagaggagaaagatcGTGAGAAGCACGAAAAGGACAAAGACAAGGTAAAGATTCGGTTCAGTGATATTTCCTGTTGAGTTGGTTGCTAAAGTTGCAAAACACTTGAACTGGAAATTTAGCTTTGTATGCCAAAAATCTCAAACAATTGTTGGCACGAAATCAACAACTGTACTGAAGCTCCTGCAGATACTGAAGATACGATTACCACACTTATTTTCCCTTTGCGTGATTGGTTCATTTCTTTGTCCTCTTTCAGCCCAAGAAGAAGAACACATCAGCGTATCAGGTGTTCTGTAAAGAGTACCGGGTCAACATAAATGCAGAACAGCCAGGACTGGGTGGGTAATATTATCTTATACAGTATGTTATGACACTCATTGACATATTGTTCTAATATCacttaaaatccattttttgtATGTCTTATCTACAGTGTTTGGTGAACTGAGCAAAAAGTTGGCAGAAGTATGGAAGGCGATGCCAGAGAAAGACAAACTGGtatgtttttttccttatttgtaATTAGGGGTGGGAATGATTAATCGACGAGtgattaatggtcattaagaatttggtcgatcgtgttgaatttttaatcgatctgggtatttttttattttaattttatctatgactggtATCagaactcactgaactgaaacatagctgagcgttcagttctcCAGCCGTACGTCATTAAACCAATACGcagagaattaagttggataaagcttcagtttgcaaactgaaagttgcgataacaattataaaacacacagaaatacaagagtattaattggagcaaaactagcttactgtatcaaacgttgctagcatgaattacaaggtttaattttatcaaaaacttatttaaacacaaaacacatttacatatgcaagattactgttaaaactAACCTCTTGCCTCTTCAGgggataaaacataaaacattgaactccttgaggttatctttacagtatcatctcacttgagtttgttttacgatcgacaggaagtcccTTTtcgtcttttcaaaataaaaacgtccattatcaaaacaggcttttgcatagttgtacacatatatatatgtatatatatatatataatcaatcaatcaatatatatataatcaattaatcgataaatcgcaatgtttttatacatagtCCAGTAAGTATAAaatatgcatacatgggcaaattatacatatatatatgtatgcatatttTATACTTACTGGactatgtataaaaacattgcgatttatcgattaattgattgttaacattatagatgctcgagttggcaggtttcttccaaacgcccatccttatttgtattttaaaaatgcccTCTAACTGTTTGTTGTGTGCAGGTGTGGAGGCAGAAAGCTCAGtatctgcagcacaaacagaacaAAGCTGAAGCCACCACAGTCAAACACAAGAGTGCCACGGAGAGCAAAAGCAAAGGTATCTTTCATTCTTACAACAGTTCCCAACCGACTGAACATTTATCACATCCTGTCAGTTTTCATAACAGTCgtgtttaatttgtgtttgGTCTCAAGTCGTAGGAACAGGAACAGGGATAGTGTCACCGAACAGAGCGCCCGGCACTTTGTCCCTGTCCCCAGCACGAGTCCCAGATGTTGATCCCATTGATGCAGCAGCTCACCTCCAGCTGCTGGGAGAGTCCTTGTCCCTGATTGGACATCGGCTACAGGAGACGGAGGTAAGTTTCTACGGTGCACATGCTTTCTTTGTAGGCCAATGTGTAGTggatttcatttaattttttcatttcattaattcttcttttcgaactgaaaaatatacaacaacataaactacaacaacgtaggctagatgcatatacgtatacatacacatacttacatagacaccattatacagatgtacatataaacatgtaaagatttacacacatacagaatatatagccctatacatatacatgcatctgccccgtctcagtaataagatagatataagaaccagttaacttaatattcactacGCTTTTCCTTGTCATTTTGGTCTGAAAAAAGGGAGAaggctgaagtaaaaaatacttctcTAGGCCTATCCCCTGGTACTCAGCACTTTCATATAAGATAGtttctctatatatagccagttaatgtgaaataaatatatattatcattattattattgttatttatttattgtcttatCAGGCAACTATAGTATATCAAACAATttagatctgagaatttctattactctCGCAAGGAAAACAATCgaccaaacaaaaaacaacaacaaaacaaaacagaaggcAGTTACAAGAACGTAATCATCCAGTTTGTAACCTTTACTTTTTtagcatatcatttttttttagccttttgaACTTAACAATTGTTGTGCATGATTTCATTTCATGGCTGCAGTTGTTCTATAATCTCCTTTACTTGTAATGCAGTGATACTTAGAATTTGTTCTTATCAGGTGTTTTCAGTACACATAGACCTGGCAGGGAGTGTGTACTTACCCTGACCTGAAACAACCCCTGGTTACTTTGTAGAAGTTTTTGATGAATTACTTTAAACATAAATTGTGATATTTAGAAATGTAACCAGAGCACCACAGTTTCTGTTCGAAGTGTCAGGTGTAAAGTTTGATTACAATGCAGAGGAATGAGTGATCATGTGACTGATGTCTCTCAGGGGATGGTGGCGGTGTCCGGCAGCCTGTCTGTACTCCTGGACTCCATCCTGTGTGCGCTGGGACCGCTGACCTGTCTCACAGCGCAGATTCCACAGCTAAATGGATGTCCTCGAAACGTCCTGGTAAAGTTTCAGcatatatacatgttttatacattataGTCAGGCAGGTGTTTTCAGCTGGACTGCAGTTTTGTATACATTTAGGTAGGACTGTCATGATAACTACTATATTGACTTATCATCGATATATAAAaaggacacgatagttttttctCTGGACTCGATCCATTAACgtttacatgtgtgtttgtttacataaaccATCAACATTTTCGCCAGTCGTGCTGCTTCTTtccctatataataataatataaaattatataattttttttttttcagagcctgagaagtctgttttatttgttttgattgtagtttatttatgtttaatttatctaggatatcttaatatttttttaagcatttcaaTTCCAGTTTTTAATATTCTTAAAATGTTCATTggtgtggaaaaggatgtacttggaTTTTTATCCAGTccaatttactttatttatatagcacggttttagcaaacacaaagtTTCTAAAGTGTAGACAATAGaacgataaaataaaaataaaaaaagacaaaataaaacaagtcatATGCACTGTCAgcccaaaataaaatatgcatgtatacacatataacataaaacat
This region includes:
- the hmgxb4a gene encoding HMG domain-containing protein 4a; amino-acid sequence: MAFEEIKNKGGMDMGMEGDRGLVAGRSQREKRRSYKDLLREEEEIAAQVRKSSKKRPKDAELFMLGGGDSHKKKKKHSDDYYYRDHDGSGPPPHKKKHKSADRSPTLSSPSSSHPTDTAMGLLQAITSPLATGSDPSPHLHKKPSYPPFSSHSSKDRKRESSSSGGSKGSHSFSHSRPVSSSSSSSKKHSSSSSKSSLFHGGAPKEEPLTLREADGLKMKLIMSPEKEEGESFPFTPHSSKGSGKKEKDRDRMQHSKVPKKKQQQSRDPLPVVGKEVEVEGHYGGGLGDDSSSSGGELEAGELVIDDSYTHLSKKKKKSKKSKKKKDKEKDRDKEKSGKDKKHSKSFGGHSGDSSRSHSHSHPTVTHSAVGPMYAMGTPVPPPHHHQGNDGVTEKKKKKEEKDREKHEKDKDKPKKKNTSAYQVFCKEYRVNINAEQPGLVFGELSKKLAEVWKAMPEKDKLVWRQKAQYLQHKQNKAEATTVKHKSATESKSKVVGTGTGIVSPNRAPGTLSLSPARVPDVDPIDAAAHLQLLGESLSLIGHRLQETEGMVAVSGSLSVLLDSILCALGPLTCLTAQIPQLNGCPRNVLSNTLDNIAYIMPGL